In Aedes albopictus strain Foshan chromosome 3, AalbF5, whole genome shotgun sequence, the following are encoded in one genomic region:
- the LOC134284283 gene encoding uncharacterized protein LOC134284283, translated as MATDNNLTIDLPFPESVLSTFRDCGVGTVELINCTKTQFVEALSRADVEWRFDHIWKIVQDWRQQNKLENVQILHVDETCHQEKKEVISPEAVCCLLCIR; from the exons ATGGCTACCGACAACAACTTGACGATAGATTTGCCGTTTCCCGAATCCGTTCTGAGTACTTTCAGAG ATTGTGGTGTAGGGACAGTGGAACTCATAAACTGCACAAAAACGCAGTTTGTAGAGGCATTGTCTCGAGCGGACGTCGAGTGGAGGTTCGATCATATTTGGAAGATTGTGCAGGATTGGCGTCAGCAAAAC AAActggaaaatgtacaaattttgcaCGTAGACGAAACGTGTCATCAGGAAAAGAAAGAGGTGATAAGTCCGGAGGCTGTGTGCTGCCTGTTATGTATCCGTTAA
- the LOC109399822 gene encoding uncharacterized protein LOC109399822 produces the protein MQIYHCPVLEESPEECSNAIVAANPSMIAECTTKLSNNGTILVIPEEQSPNLLDKPVPKVSGTTAGPISVTPEEQSANLLDKPVPEDSGTTAGSSNTSCGPFTTDILKTLLLQTATGEYILENAENYDLSESSKKLVVDVIARYHLSLKRRATIDIIDEYAQVVTKVFKKEKKELYFVRREKGNPGGKIFSRINYLNQSDRRRKKAENQYRHGCEEPVIQPVPDESYHALSWLELNDSPWNTVMHQWEVAFAARQAIEKCFAKTINKFPHIKQEHGYQLIDIEYRLLRLGSVDGAQKWKTLVEPLSKYITKYGKDPSTKELLKTLAKNDWTIDARIPAALLALNTVLIPVKAAAGFKPTIATSQADTVLFSTNFDEAREKYNQIVLDCVETGADIPPKLIVFAEGYSSTNNGCMVVYKGLEYQLSSISRGVDVLIKLSAVLGLNISKVSKLVWIFIREHLYNIKSKHAYANIDRLQQYLQTQVQ, from the exons ATGCAGATTTATCACTGCCCAGTTCTGGAAGAATCGCCGGAGGAGTGCTCGAACGCAATTGTTGCAGCCAATCCGTCGATGATCGCAGAATGCACGACAAAGTTATCGAATAAT GGTACTATTTTAGTGATTCCGGAAGAGCAGAGTCCTAATTTGCTGGACAAACCAGTGCCGAAAGTAAGCGGGACAACCGCGGGGCCCATTTCAGTGACCCCCGAAGAGCAGAGTGCTAACTTGCTGGACAAACCAGTGCCGGAAGATAGCGGCACTACCGCGGGGTCCTCAAAT ACTAGCTGTGGACCATTTACGACGGATATTTTGAAAACGTTACTATTGCAAACAGCAACAGGAGAATACATTTTGGAAAATGCTGAGAACTACGATCTTTCGGAAAGTAGCAAGAAACTTGTGGTAGATGTGATCGCTCGTTACCATTTGAGCCTGAAAAGGCGAGCAACTATCGATATTATCGATGAGTACGCGCAAGTGGTAACCAAAGTTTTCAAAAAGGAGAAAAAA GAGTTGTATTTTGTTCGACGAGAGAAAGGAAATCCGGGCGGAAAAATATTCAGCCGGATTAATTATTTGAACCAATCTGACCGTCGTAGAAAAAAAGCCGAAAATCAATACCGACACGGATGTGAAGAGCCAGTGATTCAACCAGTGCCAGACGAATCGTATCACGCACTGTCGTGGCTGGAACTCAATGATTCACCATGGAACACAGTGATGCATCAGTGGGAAGTAGCGTTCGCAGCCAGGCAGGCGATTGAAAAGTGTTTTGCGAAAACGATCAACAAATTTCCGCATATTAAACAGGAGCACGGATATCAGCTG ATTGACATTGAATACCGATTGCTACGGCTTGGATCTGTTGACGGTGCCCAAAAGTGGAAAACATTAGTGGAGCCCCTGTCAAAGTATATTACAAAGTACGGAAAGGATCCATCCACGAAAGAGCTTCTCAAAACACTAGCTAAAAATGATTGGACTATTG acGCTCGGATTCCTGCTGCTCTGCTCGCTCTGAACACTGTTTTGATCCCAGTGAAAGCTGCCGCAGGGTTCAAGCCGACCATTGCTACATCACAAGCCGACACTGTGCTGTTTTCGACCAATTTTGACGAAGCTCGCGAAAAATACAATCAAATAGTCTTAGATTGTGTGGAGACAGGAGCAGACATTCCTCCGAAGCTGATCGTATTTGCTGAAGGCTATTCGTCAACGAACAACGGATGCATGGTCGTTTATAAAGGCCTCGAATATCAATTGTCAAGTATTTCGAGAGGAGTGGACGTTCTCATCAAGCTTTCTGCTGTTCTGGGTTTGAACATCTCCAAAGTGTCTAAACTCGTTTGGATTTTTATCCGCGAGCACTTGTATAACATCAAAAGCAAGCATGCGTATGCTAACATTGACAGACTACAACAATATTTGCAGACGCAAGTACAATGA